In Pedobacter sp. SL55, the following proteins share a genomic window:
- a CDS encoding sensor histidine kinase — MNKNLLEIALNNIIGNAFKFSDYQDVHCILRVNKQEIKIAIRDFGVGINQNDSEHIYEPFYTSSSNVNLKGNGMGLYMAHKIISLAKGELSFTSEDKGTTFFVRF; from the coding sequence GTGAATAAAAACCTGCTAGAAATTGCCTTAAACAACATTATTGGCAATGCTTTTAAATTTTCTGATTATCAGGATGTGCATTGTATTTTAAGGGTAAACAAGCAGGAAATTAAAATTGCAATTAGAGACTTTGGTGTTGGCATTAATCAAAACGACAGCGAACATATTTACGAGCCTTTCTACACCTCATCAAGCAATGTAAATTTAAAAGGTAACGGCATGGGTTTATATATGGCGCATAAAATTATCTCCTTAGCCAAAGGCGAACTAAGTTTTACTTCGGAAGATAAAGGAACTACGTTTTTTGTACGATTTTAA